In one window of Chthoniobacterales bacterium DNA:
- the accB gene encoding acetyl-CoA carboxylase biotin carboxyl carrier protein — protein MDIKEIRALIDLMKKNGLAVFKMEKEGFKITLQTAPEGGPVVHYAAPSQPALPAAPAAAEASPAAAPSNLKEITSPMVGTFYASSSPDAPPYVEVGQTVTPDTVVCIVEAMKVMNEIKAEVAGVIAEVAAENGKPVQFGQALFRVK, from the coding sequence GTGGACATCAAAGAAATTCGCGCTCTCATCGACCTCATGAAAAAGAACGGCCTCGCCGTTTTCAAGATGGAGAAGGAGGGTTTTAAAATCACGCTACAGACGGCGCCCGAGGGCGGTCCCGTCGTCCACTACGCGGCCCCGTCGCAGCCCGCGCTGCCGGCCGCTCCTGCCGCCGCCGAGGCCTCCCCGGCCGCCGCGCCGTCCAATCTCAAGGAGATCACCTCGCCGATGGTCGGCACGTTCTACGCGTCCTCCTCGCCCGACGCTCCCCCTTATGTGGAAGTCGGCCAGACGGTCACGCCCGACACGGTCGTTTGCATCGTGGAAGCCATGAAGGTCATGAACGAGATCAAGGCGGAAGTCGCGGGCGTCATCGCCGAGGTCGCCGCGGAAAATGGCAAGCCGGTCCAGTTCGGCCAGGCCCTCTTCCGCGTCAAGTAA